A portion of the Candidatus Zixiibacteriota bacterium genome contains these proteins:
- a CDS encoding S8 family serine peptidase, with protein sequence MQIKKHLLFSALLILIQATFAWSADKPLVSPRDNPVIPSAYKIFLSSKPATEKVRVWVYFTDKGFFDQESYSKASKMTENFFTPKSLQRRAKSIKGELISFIDLPVNRPYIESIKILGANLRQISRWLNAASFEVSIDKLDQISILPFVKSIQPVRTYIRRPLKEEIQPQFKPVESLDYGPSYSQLQQINVPAVHTLGYKGQGVLVCMMDTGFRKDHKAFKSAYLEGRVWAEYDFINHDTNTQNEPGQDASNQHNHGTYTWSTLGGEIDGSLYGPAYKANFILAKTEYVPTETRIEEDNWVAGMEWADSLGADVISSSLAYFNFDNGFTYTKQELDGKTAVTTIAANTATRLGIVVCNAMGNEGPGDTTLITPADAETILACGAVNSSGTIASFSSRGPTGDGRIKPEVVARGVSTYCATATDTNTFGYVSGTSLSTPLVGGCAAVLLSAHPDWVPWKIREALMYTANNSYTPNNTYGWGLIDLLAAVQYSFRTGDVNRNGSVTISDVVYLVNYLFKGGPAPYLWYRGDTNCDQSVTVADVVYLVAYLFKGGPLPCSY encoded by the coding sequence ATGCAAATTAAAAAGCATCTTCTTTTTTCAGCTCTTCTCATTCTTATCCAAGCAACTTTTGCCTGGAGTGCGGATAAACCTTTAGTTTCTCCAAGGGACAATCCGGTAATCCCATCTGCATACAAGATTTTTCTGTCAAGCAAACCAGCTACTGAAAAAGTCAGAGTCTGGGTATATTTCACTGATAAAGGTTTTTTTGATCAGGAAAGTTATTCAAAAGCCAGTAAAATGACGGAGAATTTCTTTACCCCAAAGTCCCTTCAGCGTCGAGCCAAAAGTATCAAGGGGGAATTGATAAGTTTCATTGACCTGCCTGTAAATCGACCCTATATAGAAAGCATAAAAATCCTTGGCGCTAATTTGCGCCAGATAAGCCGCTGGCTTAATGCGGCAAGTTTTGAGGTCTCCATTGATAAGTTGGATCAGATTTCCATTCTGCCGTTTGTGAAATCCATTCAGCCGGTTCGGACTTACATACGACGGCCTTTAAAGGAGGAAATTCAACCTCAATTTAAACCAGTGGAATCATTAGATTATGGTCCTTCTTACAGTCAGCTTCAGCAGATAAATGTGCCGGCAGTGCATACTTTAGGTTATAAGGGACAGGGAGTTTTAGTCTGTATGATGGATACCGGTTTCAGAAAAGACCATAAAGCTTTTAAATCTGCTTACTTAGAAGGAAGAGTCTGGGCTGAATATGATTTCATTAACCACGATACTAATACCCAGAATGAGCCAGGACAGGATGCATCTAACCAGCATAATCATGGAACCTATACCTGGTCTACATTGGGTGGAGAGATAGACGGCTCACTGTACGGACCAGCTTATAAAGCTAACTTTATCCTGGCTAAAACTGAATATGTCCCTACCGAAACCCGGATTGAGGAGGATAACTGGGTTGCAGGAATGGAATGGGCAGACAGCCTGGGAGCAGATGTTATCTCCAGTTCTTTAGCATACTTCAATTTCGATAATGGATTCACTTATACTAAACAAGAATTGGATGGCAAAACCGCAGTAACAACCATAGCCGCCAATACAGCCACCCGACTGGGGATAGTCGTATGTAATGCTATGGGGAACGAAGGCCCAGGAGACACTACCTTGATAACTCCGGCAGATGCTGAGACCATCCTTGCCTGTGGAGCGGTGAATAGTTCCGGAACCATTGCCAGTTTCAGCTCGCGTGGACCTACAGGTGACGGAAGGATAAAACCTGAGGTGGTGGCACGAGGAGTTTCTACTTATTGTGCCACAGCCACTGATACTAACACCTTTGGGTATGTGAGTGGAACCTCCCTGTCGACTCCTTTAGTAGGAGGATGCGCCGCAGTCTTACTCTCAGCTCATCCTGACTGGGTCCCCTGGAAAATAAGAGAAGCTCTGATGTATACCGCTAATAATTCCTATACCCCTAATAATACTTACGGCTGGGGCCTGATAGACCTCTTAGCCGCAGTTCAGTATTCATTTCGCACCGGTGACGTAAACCGCAACGGTTCCGTCACGATTTCTGATGTAGTCTACTTAGTGAATTATCTTTTCAAGGGCGGGCCAGCCCCATACCTCTGGTACAGAGGAGATACAAACTGCGATCAGTCAGTTACAGTGGCGGATGTGGTCTACCTAGTAGCTTATCTTTTCAAAGGTGGACCTCTACCCTGCTCTTATTAA
- a CDS encoding dockerin type I domain-containing protein produces the protein MKLQSYILVIFLILFFLPAPKPFAQNFTPFNKDYNKSDSKMIVRVYLTSFSQMDELKKEGVEIVSEEGTKWVEVSLNNQQLEALRKKGFRADILVTQEELRGLKFLIDPQYHTYEELTLELDSLAQLYPAIAKKEFLGVSTQEQRTIWGFKISKDVNQDKDKPRVLFDGVHHACEVMGLELCLHLIKDLLDGYGSNPQITSWVDGTEIWFIPLLNPDGHSAVTNGISLYWRKNGRDIDGDNILYEYQCNNWWTCYTEGVNLNRNYDFNWSSGGSPNPWHYDYRGSAPFSESETQAIRDLALKYKFSLSITFHSYGEVVIYPWYWSGTPAPDDLSLTDIAYNLSSRMTKEIGDPYNFQLGSALSGMNTNWFYGALGDFAYTVEVLPYPQFIPPGNQIDSVYQKVKPGMLYLLERVNGPSLTGIITDSVTSELLKAEVRILELYSTQVLPRTSDSLFGRYRWLLLPGNYTLQVLKEGYYTETISGLNVGSGSPTVKDASLVKFKTGDANLDRTLSVSDVVFIINYLFKGGPAPSPLYIADANCDTKVTVSDAVYLINYLFKGGPPPSC, from the coding sequence ATGAAACTTCAGAGTTATATTTTAGTTATCTTTTTAATTTTATTTTTTCTTCCTGCTCCTAAACCTTTCGCTCAAAATTTTACTCCATTCAACAAGGATTATAATAAATCCGATTCAAAAATGATAGTCCGGGTATACCTTACCTCTTTTTCACAGATGGATGAACTAAAAAAGGAAGGGGTTGAAATAGTCTCAGAAGAGGGAACCAAATGGGTGGAGGTCTCTTTAAATAACCAGCAACTTGAAGCCCTCAGAAAAAAAGGGTTTAGAGCAGATATCCTGGTTACTCAGGAAGAGTTAAGGGGTTTGAAATTTCTTATCGACCCTCAATATCATACTTATGAGGAATTAACTCTTGAGTTAGATAGCCTGGCTCAGCTTTATCCAGCTATTGCTAAAAAAGAATTCTTAGGTGTTTCCACTCAGGAACAAAGAACCATCTGGGGATTTAAGATCTCAAAAGACGTAAATCAGGATAAAGACAAACCCAGGGTTTTATTTGATGGAGTTCATCATGCTTGTGAGGTGATGGGTTTAGAGCTTTGTCTGCATTTAATCAAAGACCTTCTGGACGGTTATGGTTCTAATCCTCAGATAACCTCCTGGGTCGATGGAACTGAGATCTGGTTTATCCCCCTCTTGAATCCGGATGGACATTCTGCAGTGACCAACGGAATCAGCCTTTACTGGAGAAAGAATGGTCGGGATATAGACGGCGATAATATATTATATGAATACCAGTGTAATAACTGGTGGACCTGCTATACTGAAGGAGTAAATCTAAATCGTAATTACGATTTCAACTGGAGCTCCGGGGGAAGTCCTAATCCCTGGCATTATGATTACCGCGGCTCTGCCCCTTTCTCAGAATCAGAGACTCAGGCAATAAGAGATCTTGCCCTGAAATATAAATTCAGTTTATCGATTACCTTTCACAGCTATGGAGAGGTAGTCATTTATCCCTGGTACTGGAGCGGCACCCCTGCCCCAGATGATCTAAGTTTAACTGACATAGCCTATAACCTTTCTTCCCGGATGACTAAAGAAATTGGCGACCCCTATAATTTTCAACTCGGCTCTGCCCTGAGTGGAATGAATACTAACTGGTTCTACGGCGCCTTAGGGGACTTCGCTTATACGGTTGAAGTCCTTCCCTATCCTCAATTCATTCCTCCAGGAAATCAGATTGATTCAGTATATCAAAAGGTCAAGCCGGGGATGTTATATCTTCTGGAGAGGGTAAATGGTCCCAGCCTTACCGGAATTATAACCGATTCAGTGACCTCTGAGCTTTTGAAGGCAGAAGTAAGAATACTGGAGCTTTACTCTACGCAGGTTTTACCCCGGACAAGCGATTCCCTTTTCGGAAGATATAGATGGCTCCTTTTGCCGGGGAATTACACCCTGCAGGTTTTAAAAGAAGGATATTATACTGAGACTATATCTGGGTTAAATGTAGGCTCTGGTTCCCCTACAGTGAAAGATGCATCTCTGGTTAAATTTAAAACAGGTGATGCTAACCTGGATCGAACTCTCAGCGTTTCAGATGTGGTATTTATAATCAACTATCTTTTCAAAGGAGGTCCAGCACCTTCCCCTCTTTATATTGCAGATGCCAACTGCGACACCAAGGTCACAGTCTCTGATGCGGTTTACCTGATAAATTATCTTTTCAAAGGCGGACCACCACCGAGTTGTTAA